From Garra rufa chromosome 19, GarRuf1.0, whole genome shotgun sequence, the proteins below share one genomic window:
- the pdk3b gene encoding pyruvate dehydrogenase kinase, isozyme 3b, with protein sequence MKLFTYLLKDVTHKIEYYSRFSPSPMSIKQFLDFGRENACEKTSYMFLRKELAVRLANTMREVNLLPTSLLSQPSVKVVKSWYSQSFEELLQFEARSLEDPHTLNDFLEILIKIRNRHNDVVPTMAQGVIEYKEKFGFDPFISSNVQYFLDRFYTNRISFRMLINQHTLLFGDATCLAQPKHIGSIDPACNVAEVVRDAYETAKMLCEQYYMTAPELKIGEFNSKAPKKPIQVVYVPSHLFHMLFELFKNSMRAIVELYEDSNEGLPPVKAMVTLGKEDLSIKISDKGGGVPLRKIDRLFNYMYSTAPTPRLDPSQTAVPLAGFGYGLPISRLYARYFQGDLNLYSVEGFGTDAVIHLKALSSESFERLPVFNKSAWRHYQTGPEADDWSNPSKDPRDASTYKANR encoded by the exons ATGAAACTGTTTACCTACTTGCTGAAAGATGTCACGCACAAAATCGAGTATTATTCAAGGTTCTCACCCTCACCGATGTCAATCAAGCAATTTCTGGATTTTG GCAGGGAAAATGCATGTGAAAAAACCTCCTACATGTTTCTGCGGAAAGAACTTGCAGTAAGGTTGGCCAATACGATGAGGGAAGTCAACTTGTTGCCCACCAGTCTTCTGAGCCAGCCATCCGTCAAAGTGGTCAAGTCCTG GTACAGCCAGAGCTTTGAAGAGCTATTACAGTTTGAGGCAAGAAGTCTAGAGGATCCCCACACCCTTAATGA CTTCCTAGAGATCCTGATTAAGATTCGGAACAGGCACAATGATGTGGTGCCCACTATGGCCCAGGGTGTCATCGAATACAAAGAGAAGTTTGGTTTTGACCCCTTCATCAGCAGCAATGTGCAGTACTTCCTTGACCGCTTCTACACCAACCGCATTTCTTTCCGTATGCTCATCAACCAGCACA CTCTTCTGTTTGGTGACGCAACTTGTCTTGCCCAACCAAAACACATTGGAAGCATCGACCCAGCCTGCAACGTGGCTGAAGTGGTGAGAG ATGCATATGAGACAGCAAAGATGCTCTGTGAACAGTACTACATGACAGCACCTGAACTAAAGATCGGGGAATTCAACT CCAAAGCTCCAAAGAAGCCAATACAGGTGGTCTACGTGCCCTCCCATCTTTTCCACATGCTGTTTGAGCTCTTCAAG AATTCCATGCGGGCAATAGTGGAGCTCTATGAAGATAGCAATGAGGGGCTTCCTCCAGTGAAAGCAATGGTTACTCTGGGAAAAGAGGACCTTTCAATAAAG ATTAGTGACAAAGGTGGAGGTGTCCCCTTAAGAAAGATTGATCGTCTTTTCAATTACATGTATTCCACTGCTCCAACCCCACGTCTGGATCCCTCACAAACTGCTGTCCCACTG GCTGGTTTTGGCTATGGACTGCCAATATCTAGACTGTATGCACGCTACTTTCAGGGAGACTTGAATCTGTACTCAGTTGAAGGGTTCGGCACAGATGCAGTAATTCATCTTAAG GCTCTTTCTAGTGAGTCTTTTGAGCGTCTTCCAGTCTTCAATAAGTCAGCATGGCGACATTACCAGACAGGTCCTGAggctgatgactggagtaacccGAGCAAGGACCCACGAGATGCATCCACATATAAAGCCAACAGATGA